The sequence below is a genomic window from Streptosporangium lutulentum.
CGATGGAGGGCGCCCGCCCCTACCTGGTCACCCGCTACGTGCAGGGCCGCCCGCTCAGCGCGGTGGTCTCCGGGGACGGGCCGATCGGAGACGACGATCTCGTACGGCTGGCGTGCGGCCTGGCCGAGGCCCTGACCGCCATGCACGCCATCGGGGTCGTTCATCGCGATCTGAAGCCCGCCAACGTGATCCTGACCGACGGCGAGCCGGTCGTCATCGACTTCGGCATCGCCTGCGCGCTCGACTCCCCATCGGTCACCGCGTCGGGGGCCGTCCTCGGCACGCCGGGCTACCTGGCGCCCGAAGTGCTGGAGGGCGCGGAGGTGGGGGCGGAGGCCGATCTCTTCTCCTTCGGGGCCACGCTGGCCTACGCGGCCACGGGGCGGCATCCGTACGGCACGGGCCCGGCCTCGGCGGTCGGTTATCGCGTCGTCCACCACTCTCCCGACCTGGAGGGCGTGCCCGGCTGGCTGGAGCCGATGCTCCGGGAGTGCCTGCTGCGCGATCCGGCCGCCCGGCCGTCCGCGAGCGTGCTCCTGGCCCGCCTGAACGCCGCCCCGGTCGTCCAGGCGGTGACTCCGCGCGCCCGCCCGGCCTTCTCCGCCGCGGCGTTCCAGGACGCCGCGGGGGTGCCGGACCCACGGGCCGCCGGACGGCGGGACGCCCGGGTCAAGGACGCCCCGATCCGGGGCGTTCACGGCCGGGAGGTCCAGGACCGGGAGGTCCGGGAGGCGCACATCCAGGACGCGGCCCTTCGCGCGGAGGTGGCAGGAACGCGCGGTCTCACCACCCGGGAGTGGCGTCCGGGCCGCCGCCCGCCGCCCGGCAGGCCCTCGGCGGAGGAGGCCCGCGAGCACCGCCGGGCCGTCCTGCACCGCCGCTGGGTCGTCGGCACCGGCCTGCTCGTGTCCTTGGCGGCGGCGGCGGCCGAGAGGCCGCTGCCGGAGGTGTCGCTGCTCCTCCTGACCGGGTACGGCCTGGCGATGCTCGCGGACGGGGGGATCGCCCTGTTCTCCCGCCGGAACCGTTCGCGCATGATCATTGATGTGGCCGGTGCCGCCGGCACCGTCGCGTTGTGGGCCGTCCTCGGAACGTTCTTCAGCACGTTCACCCTGGCGCTGGCCCTGGGGACCGTGGTCTTCGTCCTTGTCGCGATCCTGGTCGCCAGCTGAGCCGCGGGTCCGCGTGGCGTCGATGCCCGTGCGTGGCGCCGATCCCCGCGCGGATTCCGGAATATAGTTCGGTATGGTGGGGAGGATAGCTGACCGGCGGGTCATTCGGATATTCGGCGCAAGCCGTACAACCTGGTGATTTGCGCCTAAGCTACCGATGGGTAACATGGTGTCGGAGGAGCTGAGGCGGGTACGTCCCGACCGGGTCACCCAGTGTCACAGCGCTCTCGGGCACCTGGCAATCTAGGCATCGCGTGCACGTACCCCGCGTGCGCGTACCGCAAATCCGGCGCCTACCGCAGCGACGCGGTGGCGTACGCGTACACGGGAGGTCGGCCACCGGCCATGAACATCGTCGTCTGCGTGAAGCAGGTCCCCGACACGGCGACCGAGCGCAAGCTGAGGTCCGAAGACAATACGCTCGACCGCGATGCCGCCGACGGCGTCATCAACGAGCTGTGTGAATACGCGGTTGAGGAGGCGCTGCGCCTGAAGGAGGCTCACGGCGGTGAGGTGACCGTCCTCACCATGGGCCCCGACAAGGCCGGCGACACCATTCGCAAGGCCCTGGCCATGGGTGCGGACAAGGCCGTTCACCTGGTGGACGACGCGCTGCACGGCTCGGATGTGCTGGGCACCTCCTACGCCCTGGCGCAGACGCTCAAGAAGATCGGCTTTGACCTGGTCGTGCTGGGCTCGGAGTCGACCGACGCCCGCACCGGCGTGCTCGCCGCCATGCTGGCCGAGCGTCTGAGCGTGCCGCAGCTCACCTTCGCCAAAAAGGTGGAGGTCGACGGGAAGTCCATCTCGATCCAGCGCGTCACCGACTACGGCTACGACAGGGTCGAGGCCTCGCTGCCCGCCGTCGTCTCCGTGGTCGAGAAGATCAACGAGCCGCGTTACCCGTCCTTCAAGGGCATCATGGCCGCCAAGAAGAAGCCGGTCGAGAAGCTCGGCGTCGCCGACGCCGAGATCGACACCTCCCAGGTGGGTCTCGCCAGCTCCTGGAGCGAGGTCGTCGACTTCGCCGCCGCCCCGCCTCGCGCGGCCGGCACCGTGGTCAAGGACGAGGGTGACGGCGGCGTGAAGACCGCCGACTTCCTCGCGTCGAAGAAGTTCGTCTGAGAACGGGGGTTAGCTGACATGTCTGAGATTCTCGTTCTGGTCGAACACGTCGAGGGCCAGGTCAAGAAGGTCACGCTGGAGCTGCTGACGCTCGCCCGGAAGCTGGGCACGCCGTCGGCGGTCTGGACGGGAGAGGGCTACTCTCCCGACGCCAAGGCCAAGCTGGCCGAATACGGCGCGGAGAAGATCTACGTGGCCGACGCCGCCGAGATCGGCGACTACGTCGTCGCTCCCAAGGCGGAACTGCTGGCCCAGCTCGTCTCCGAGAAGTCCCCGGCCGCGGTGTTCGTCGCCGCGACGGCCGAGGCGAAGGAGATCGCCGGTCGCCTGGCCATCAAGATCGACTCCGGTGTGCTCACCGACGTCGTGGGCATGGAGGACGGCCTGCTCGCCGACCAGTCCATCTTCGGCGGCGGGGTCAACGTCCACTCGCGAGTGACCAAGGGAACCCCGATCGTCGCGATCCGCCCCAACTCGACTCCGGTCGAGGCGGCCGCGGGCGCGGGCGCCGAGGAGCAGGTCACCGTCGACGTCTCCGCCGCCGCCAAGGGCGCCAGGGTCGTGGAGCGGATCAAGGAAGAGAAGGGCGCCCGACCGGAGCTCACCGAGGCCGCGATCGTGGTCTCCGGTGGCCGTGGAGTGGGGTCGGCCGAGAACTTCTCGGTCATCGAGGCCCTGGCCGACTCGCTCGGCGCGGCCGTCGGCGCCTCCCGCGCCGTCACCGACGCCGGCTGGTACCCGCACCAGTTCCAGGTCGGCCAGACCGGCAAGACCGTGTC
It includes:
- a CDS encoding serine/threonine-protein kinase, whose product is MIAPDGERLGPYRLLSRLGAGGFGEVHLALDPEGRTVAVKILHPHVAADATALTRLAREVETMRRVQGPHIAEVLDASMEGARPYLVTRYVQGRPLSAVVSGDGPIGDDDLVRLACGLAEALTAMHAIGVVHRDLKPANVILTDGEPVVIDFGIACALDSPSVTASGAVLGTPGYLAPEVLEGAEVGAEADLFSFGATLAYAATGRHPYGTGPASAVGYRVVHHSPDLEGVPGWLEPMLRECLLRDPAARPSASVLLARLNAAPVVQAVTPRARPAFSAAAFQDAAGVPDPRAAGRRDARVKDAPIRGVHGREVQDREVREAHIQDAALRAEVAGTRGLTTREWRPGRRPPPGRPSAEEAREHRRAVLHRRWVVGTGLLVSLAAAAAERPLPEVSLLLLTGYGLAMLADGGIALFSRRNRSRMIIDVAGAAGTVALWAVLGTFFSTFTLALALGTVVFVLVAILVAS
- a CDS encoding electron transfer flavoprotein subunit beta/FixA family protein is translated as MNIVVCVKQVPDTATERKLRSEDNTLDRDAADGVINELCEYAVEEALRLKEAHGGEVTVLTMGPDKAGDTIRKALAMGADKAVHLVDDALHGSDVLGTSYALAQTLKKIGFDLVVLGSESTDARTGVLAAMLAERLSVPQLTFAKKVEVDGKSISIQRVTDYGYDRVEASLPAVVSVVEKINEPRYPSFKGIMAAKKKPVEKLGVADAEIDTSQVGLASSWSEVVDFAAAPPRAAGTVVKDEGDGGVKTADFLASKKFV
- a CDS encoding electron transfer flavoprotein subunit alpha/FixB family protein, translating into MSEILVLVEHVEGQVKKVTLELLTLARKLGTPSAVWTGEGYSPDAKAKLAEYGAEKIYVADAAEIGDYVVAPKAELLAQLVSEKSPAAVFVAATAEAKEIAGRLAIKIDSGVLTDVVGMEDGLLADQSIFGGGVNVHSRVTKGTPIVAIRPNSTPVEAAAGAGAEEQVTVDVSAAAKGARVVERIKEEKGARPELTEAAIVVSGGRGVGSAENFSVIEALADSLGAAVGASRAVTDAGWYPHQFQVGQTGKTVSPQLYIAAGISGAIQHRAGMQTAKTIIAINKDAEAPIFELADFGVVGDLHQVVPQLTEEIAKRK